A portion of the Tiliqua scincoides isolate rTilSci1 chromosome 3, rTilSci1.hap2, whole genome shotgun sequence genome contains these proteins:
- the LOC136645184 gene encoding D(1) dopamine receptor-like, whose protein sequence is MENGSTNSQGSLEHRDTGRGFRVLAGCSLTLLVLSTLMGNSLVCLAVIRFHHLHSKVTNWFVLSLAVSDLCVALLVMPWKAVTEVTGGLWLFGSHFCELWVAFDIMCSTASILHLCIISLDRYWAIASPFRYERRMTRCLASTMIAVAWTLSVLISFIPVQLHWHKVKEWGVPELQLPHCDTRLNRAYAITSSLISFYIPVAIMIVTYTRIYHIAQVQIRRISSLERAGGLCSVQGKEPTSFLRSSLRKETKVLQTLSIIMGVFVCCWLPFFLLNCLLPFCEWRSNSSIPGQPLCISQTTFNFFMWLGWANSSINPLIYAFNADFRQAFGSLLSCHHLPCWAASSSAVERVDLSNDLISYPHDSSRHKDGGIPVRVPPPVITAWSPSLSHAVHSQGEEESHGEPLFEKGTSSSGQVAHRSNIKNLNLPHSIPFECEAEISLDTITPFTGITAP, encoded by the coding sequence ATGGAGAACGGCTCCACTAACAGCCAGGGATCTTTGGAACACCGTGACACTGGACGTGGCTTCAGGGTGCTTGCAGGCTGCTCGCTCACCTTGCTGGTGCTGAGCACCCTGATGGGCAACAGCCTGGTGTGCCTGGCTGTCATCCGGTTTCATCACCTGCACTCCAAAGTCACCAACTGGTTTGTGCTGTCGTTGGCCGTGTCTGACCTGTGTGTGGCGTTGCTGGTCATGCCCTggaaggcagtcactgaggtGACAGGCGGCTTGTGGCTCTTTGGTAGCCACTTCTGTGAGTTGTGGGTGGCCTTCGACATCATGTGCTCCACAGCCTCCATCCTTCACCTGTGCATCATCAGTCTGGATCGCTACTGGGCCATCGCCAGCCCCTTCCGCTACGAGCGGCGGATGACCCGGTGTTTGGCCTCTACCATGATTGCCGTGGCCTGGACTCTCTCTGTTCTTATTTCTTTCATCCCTgtccagctgcactggcacaaagTCAAGGAATGGGGGGTAcctgagctgcagctgccccacTGTGACACTAGGCTCAACCGTGCATATGCCATCACCTCCTCCCTGATCAGCTTCTACATCCCTGTGGCCATCATGATTGTTACCTACACACGGATTTACCATATTGCTCAAGTTCAGATCCGCCGTATCTCATCTCTGGAAAGAGCAGGGGGGCTGTGCTCAGTGCAAGGCAAAGAGCCCACCTCTTTCCTGCGGAGCTCACTGCGCAAGGAGACCAAGGTGCTTCAGACATTGTCCATCATAATGGGGGTCTTCGTctgctgctggctgccatttTTCTTGCTCAACTGTCTTTTGCCCTTTTGTGAATGGAGGTCCAACAGcagcattcctgggcagcccctCTGCATCAGCCAAACAACTTTCAATTTCTTCATGTGGCTTGGCTGGGCCAACTCCTCCATCAATCCCCTGATCTATGCTTTCAATGCTGACTTCAGGCAGGCATTCGGCAGCCTGCtaagctgccaccacctcccatgCTGGGCTGCCAGCAGTTCTGCCGTGGAGAGGGTCGACTTGAGCAATGACCTCATCTCCTATCCTCACGACTCCTCCCGCCACAAGGATGGAGGCATCCCAGTTCGGGTGCCTCCACCTGTTATTACTGCCTGGAGTCCATCACTGTCCCATGCAGTACACtcccaaggagaggaagagagcCATGGGGAACCCTTGTTTGAGAAAGGGACATCCTCCTCAGGTCAAGTTGCTCATAGAAGCAACATCAAAAATCTTAACCTGCCACATTCTATCCCCTTTGAATGTGAGGCAGAGATATCTTTGGACACGATCACTCCTTTTACAGGGATTACAGCACCTTAG